GGCGGCGTTGTTGTAGCCGCTCTGTTCGAGAAAGGCCAGGTAGCGAGCCCAGTCGACTTCGCCGTGGCCGAGCGGGGTTTCGTGGCCGGGGCGTCGCTCGTTGCCACTGACGGCATCGCGGGCGCGGGCGATAAGGATCTTTCCGGCCGTCGGTTCGACGCTTGTGATGGGATCGTAGCCGTCGATCAGCAGCGAGGCCGGATCGTAACACACGCCGAGCCATTCGCAGTCGATTTGTTTGAGCAGGGAGGCCATTTCAGAGGGGTCGGTGCCGCCGGTCTCGAAGGCCACGAACGTACCGGTACGGTCGGCCATGTCAGCCAGTTCGCGCACGACGCCGGTCAGATCACCCCGGCGAAGCGCGTTGCTGTCGAAGCGGCCCAGGTGGGTGGTCAATACCGGAACGCGAAGATCGGCAGCCATCTCGATGATGCGTCGGGTGCGGTCCAGACGCTCCTCAATCGCGCTGCTATCGCCGAACCTGGAACCGCCCAGATCGCCGCCCAGGGCGGACAATTGCAGCCCCAGCCCGGCCACGTATCGTTGCAGGTGGCGACGGCCGGTCTGCGAGAGCGATTCGGGACTGACTTCGCCGGTAACGGCGGGGATTTCGATGCGACGCAGGCCGAGTCGCGACGCCAACCGGAGCGACTCCTTGACCGGTTGGCCGAGACTGTCCAGCACAACCCCAACTTCAGGACCTCGCACGGAAAAGACCTCCGATCGAGAAGGCTGTTGGTCCTCTAGACCTCTAGACTATTAGACGTTTAGGTTTTCGCAGGAAGAGACTGGCGGAACAAACCCACCTGCCCGCCCTGACAGCAAGATCGCCGGGCACCTAAGAGTCTAGAAGTCTAAAAGCCTAGATGCCTCCTTAATGCCGCACGTCGACCGGGTGGCCGGTCTTGATGCTTTCGTAGATCGCATCCATCAATTCCGCCAGCAGGATGCCATAACGACCCGGGCAACGCAAGGTGTCACGACCCAGGATCGCATCCACGAAGTTCCGCTCCGGCGGCACTGTCTTGTATGGGACATAGGGATAGAGGATCTTGTTGCCAGCCTTGTCGAAATGCTCGAGTTTTTCGCCCCAGATGCCGGTCTTAATGGTGCCTTCGGTGGCGAACAGCGTCACTCCGGTGTCGCCCGGGACAGTGGCGTTGCCGGAACAGGCGACGCTGCCAAGGCAGCCGTTTTCGAAGACCAGGGAGACTGTACCATTGATGTCGACCTTGGTGCCGCAGCGGTCGGCCATGGCGAAGACGCGCTTGACCGGCGAGTTGACCAGCCACATCATCGCGTTGAACATGTGTGCGCCGCTGTCATAGAGTTGTCCACCGCCGGAGAGTTTGGGGTCCTGCCGCCAGGTCCCTTTGGTGAACGTCTTCCACCGCTGGGCGACATGCGCGTCGACCAGTTCGATTCGCCCGAGGGTGCCGCTGCGGATCAACTCAGCGATGTAGGCGAACTCTGCGCTGACTGGGGCCTGAAAGGCGATCGCCAGCAAGCGTTGCCTGGATTCGGCGAGGGCGACCAGTTCGCGGGCCTGGGCGGCGTCGGTTACCATGGGTTTCTCGCTGAGAACGTGGATACCCTTCTGCAAGGCCGCCTTGGCGTGCGGGTAATGCAAGGCATGGGGCGTAACCAGGAGGACCGCATCCAGGGATTCACGGGCAATCATCTTGTAGAAATCGGTGTATACCGAGGGCTTGAAGCCCTTGGGGCCGAAGAACTGCTTGCAGAAGGAGAGGCATCTGCTCTTGATGATGTCACACAAAGCGACGACTTGGACCTCGGATATGCCGAGGAGACTTCGGGCGTGATGTTGTCCCATTCCGCCGCAACCGACAAGGGCGAGCCGGAGCCGCCGAGGCGAACGTTTGATTCGGTTGCGGATTCGTTTGCCGGGTAAAGGGCTACTCTTGCGAGTCACTACTGCTCTCCTCTCGAACGGAAATCAGAACGTTGGCCTTTCGCCCGCCGGGGGATCGAGCGATCAACCCGACATTCCGCTTTCTATCTGCCGGGT
The sequence above is drawn from the Phycisphaerae bacterium genome and encodes:
- a CDS encoding sugar phosphate isomerase/epimerase family protein, with product MRGPEVGVVLDSLGQPVKESLRLASRLGLRRIEIPAVTGEVSPESLSQTGRRHLQRYVAGLGLQLSALGGDLGGSRFGDSSAIEERLDRTRRIIEMAADLRVPVLTTHLGRFDSNALRRGDLTGVVRELADMADRTGTFVAFETGGTDPSEMASLLKQIDCEWLGVCYDPASLLIDGYDPITSVEPTAGKILIARARDAVSGNERRPGHETPLGHGEVDWARYLAFLEQSGYNNAA
- a CDS encoding Gfo/Idh/MocA family oxidoreductase — protein: MTRKSSPLPGKRIRNRIKRSPRRLRLALVGCGGMGQHHARSLLGISEVQVVALCDIIKSRCLSFCKQFFGPKGFKPSVYTDFYKMIARESLDAVLLVTPHALHYPHAKAALQKGIHVLSEKPMVTDAAQARELVALAESRQRLLAIAFQAPVSAEFAYIAELIRSGTLGRIELVDAHVAQRWKTFTKGTWRQDPKLSGGGQLYDSGAHMFNAMMWLVNSPVKRVFAMADRCGTKVDINGTVSLVFENGCLGSVACSGNATVPGDTGVTLFATEGTIKTGIWGEKLEHFDKAGNKILYPYVPYKTVPPERNFVDAILGRDTLRCPGRYGILLAELMDAIYESIKTGHPVDVRH